Proteins encoded together in one Shewanella acanthi window:
- the rng gene encoding ribonuclease G, with amino-acid sequence MGSELLINVTPSEARVALVEHGVLQEVHIERRMKRGLVGNIYKGKISRVLPGMQAAFVDIGLDKAAFLHASDIVPHTECVAEVEKGNFVVRDIAELVRQGQDIMVQVVKDPLGTKGARLTTDITLPSRYLVFMPGSGHVGVSQRIELEEERNRLKKITLPYVDDDGGFIIRTAAEGVGEDELSQDAAFLRRVWSKVCERRQRKGVALLYQDLALPVRIVRDFVGTELDCIQVDSRRTFDELQSFAQEFMPEIAEKIEHYSGPSPIFDLYDVENEIQRALGRKVELKSGGYLIIDQTEAMTTIDINTGAFVGHRNLEETIFNTNLEATQAIARQLRLRNLGGIIIIDFIDMLSADHKTRVLNSLNSALSKDRVKTNVSGFSGLGLVEMTRKRTRESLEHVVCSECPACQGTGSMKTVETVSYEIFREIIRLNRTYAADEFLLYCSPAVYTSLSGDESHLVAELEVYIGKRIRLQNEPMYTQHKYDVVMM; translated from the coding sequence ATGGGATCAGAGTTACTGATCAACGTCACCCCATCGGAGGCGCGCGTGGCCTTGGTAGAACACGGCGTGCTGCAGGAAGTTCATATCGAGCGACGAATGAAGCGTGGCTTAGTCGGCAATATTTACAAGGGCAAAATCAGCCGTGTTCTCCCCGGCATGCAGGCGGCCTTCGTGGATATTGGTCTCGATAAAGCTGCATTTCTCCATGCATCCGATATAGTGCCCCACACCGAATGTGTGGCCGAGGTCGAAAAGGGTAATTTCGTCGTCCGTGATATCGCCGAGCTGGTGCGTCAGGGGCAGGATATTATGGTTCAAGTGGTTAAGGATCCCTTAGGCACAAAGGGTGCCCGCTTAACTACGGATATCACCTTACCTTCCCGCTATTTAGTCTTTATGCCTGGTTCAGGCCATGTTGGGGTGTCCCAGCGGATTGAGCTTGAGGAAGAGCGCAATCGCCTGAAGAAAATTACCCTTCCTTATGTTGATGACGACGGTGGTTTTATTATTCGCACCGCCGCCGAAGGTGTGGGTGAAGATGAGCTATCCCAAGATGCGGCCTTTCTGCGCCGTGTTTGGTCTAAGGTCTGCGAGCGCCGCCAACGCAAGGGTGTTGCGCTGTTATATCAAGATCTTGCCTTGCCAGTCCGAATAGTGCGTGACTTTGTTGGTACCGAATTAGACTGTATCCAGGTCGATTCGCGCCGCACCTTCGATGAGTTGCAATCCTTCGCGCAGGAATTTATGCCCGAAATTGCTGAGAAGATTGAACACTATAGTGGCCCCTCGCCAATTTTTGACCTCTACGATGTTGAGAATGAAATCCAACGTGCTCTTGGGCGTAAGGTGGAACTTAAGTCTGGTGGTTATCTGATCATCGATCAGACCGAAGCCATGACCACCATTGACATCAATACTGGCGCCTTTGTGGGACACCGTAATCTCGAAGAGACCATATTCAATACCAACCTTGAGGCGACCCAGGCGATTGCCCGTCAGCTCAGATTGCGTAATTTGGGCGGGATCATCATTATCGACTTTATCGATATGCTCTCCGCCGACCATAAAACCCGTGTGCTCAATAGCTTAAACAGTGCCCTCTCGAAGGATAGGGTCAAGACTAATGTCAGTGGCTTCTCAGGCCTTGGTTTAGTGGAAATGACTCGTAAGCGTACTCGCGAGAGTCTAGAGCATGTGGTTTGCAGTGAATGCCCTGCTTGCCAAGGTACTGGAAGTATGAAAACCGTTGAGACGGTTTCCTACGAAATCTTTAGGGAAATCATTCGTCTTAACCGTACCTACGCTGCCGATGAATTCTTACTTTATTGCTCGCCAGCGGTGTATACCAGCCTAAGCGGTGATGAAAGCCATTTGGTTGCCGAGCTTGAGGTTTACATTGGTAAGCGTATTCGCCTGCAAAATGAGCCCATGTACACACAGCACAAATACGACGTGGTGATGATGTAG
- a CDS encoding Maf family protein has translation MSLVLASTSPRRKELLGNIGFGRSDFQFEIVAPDIDETPYIDEQPRDYVQRLAAQKAQAGLAICTQIAEPSVLGSDTIVVLENHILGKPADEADAKRILTALSGKTHTVMTAVALANRDHTEVRLVETQVRFCALTDTDIDAYIATKEPMDKAGGYGIQGLGGCFVKAIDGSYSSVVGLPLVETRELLVAAGIL, from the coding sequence GTGAGTTTAGTTTTAGCCTCTACTTCTCCACGCCGTAAAGAATTGTTGGGTAATATCGGCTTTGGTCGGAGCGATTTTCAGTTTGAAATCGTGGCTCCCGATATCGATGAAACGCCATATATCGATGAACAGCCGAGGGATTATGTCCAGCGTTTAGCGGCGCAAAAGGCACAGGCGGGGCTTGCAATATGCACTCAGATAGCCGAGCCTTCGGTACTAGGTTCAGATACTATTGTTGTGCTTGAAAATCACATATTGGGTAAACCCGCAGATGAAGCGGACGCAAAACGCATATTAACAGCGCTTTCTGGCAAGACGCATACCGTGATGACTGCGGTAGCACTGGCAAATCGAGACCACACCGAAGTGCGTTTGGTCGAAACTCAGGTGCGCTTTTGTGCACTAACCGATACCGATATCGATGCTTATATCGCGACAAAGGAGCCTATGGATAAGGCGGGCGGATATGGTATCCAAGGACTGGGTGGCTGTTTTGTTAAGGCGATTGATGGTAGTTATTCCAGCGTGGTCGGCCTGCCTTTGGTCGAGACCCGAGAGTTACTCGTGGCGGCTGGTATACTCTAA
- the mreD gene encoding rod shape-determining protein MreD: MSIQAANGRLLVWLTLFVGLISQIMPLPSVIEAWRPDWLLMILIYWSIALPHRYNILTAWLMGLALDILLGSTLGIRSLAMSLVIYMAVLHCQRLRNFPQWQQALVVMSLICTYHLIVYWVQFVMEGSKFDLDLFLPAVSGLVFWPWIFWILRRLRRHYKVR, from the coding sequence ATGAGTATCCAAGCGGCCAATGGTAGACTTTTAGTGTGGCTGACTCTGTTTGTTGGTTTGATAAGCCAAATCATGCCATTACCGAGTGTTATTGAGGCTTGGCGCCCCGATTGGTTATTGATGATTTTGATTTATTGGTCGATTGCCTTACCGCACCGATATAACATCCTTACCGCGTGGTTGATGGGGTTGGCGCTGGATATCCTACTTGGTTCGACCTTAGGTATTCGCTCTCTGGCCATGTCATTAGTGATTTACATGGCGGTGTTACATTGCCAGCGCCTGCGTAACTTTCCACAATGGCAACAGGCCCTTGTCGTGATGTCATTAATATGTACTTACCATCTAATTGTATATTGGGTGCAATTTGTGATGGAAGGCAGCAAGTTCGATCTGGACCTGTTTTTACCCGCTGTGTCTGGCTTGGTATTCTGGCCTTGGATTTTTTGGATATTACGTCGGCTTCGACGCCATTATAAGGTGCGTTAA
- the mreC gene encoding rod shape-determining protein MreC: protein MKPIFVRGISNQFRLTLAIILSVILLVANHRLEPARESLASALSPVQYLASVPSIILDWSSESLATRNMLALQNKELLRQQLLMSERLQRFEHLRQENERLRALLGSPAYQDSRKMVAEVLEVASEPSHHYVVLNHGSRSGVFVGQPVVDAQGVVGQVVQVSEVTSRVLLLSDVSHGLPVRITRNDVRLVANGTGELDQIELRYVAKSTDIKVGDLLVTSGLGNRFPEGYPVARVIEVQTEDGQSYARVTAQPLAALDRIRYLLLIWPAPDSGVTLPNQIPVPAADHPAESNELESMATEPANGTAKPNTTGNNAQGTTSSSQVGNAQSGSSAQGNNPVKPTNTTKPVNASNAANATETSSAPTTQKPPVPVEVHQ from the coding sequence ATGAAGCCAATTTTTGTTCGCGGTATTTCGAACCAATTTCGTTTAACACTGGCAATTATTTTGTCGGTGATTTTGCTCGTGGCTAATCACCGCCTCGAACCTGCCCGTGAATCCCTTGCCTCTGCCCTAAGTCCTGTTCAATACCTCGCGAGTGTGCCGAGTATTATTCTCGATTGGTCCTCTGAGAGTCTGGCAACCCGCAATATGCTTGCGTTGCAAAACAAGGAACTGCTAAGACAACAACTGTTAATGAGTGAGCGTCTACAACGCTTCGAACATCTGCGTCAGGAAAACGAGCGTCTGCGAGCCCTGTTGGGATCGCCCGCCTATCAAGATTCTCGCAAGATGGTGGCCGAAGTCTTAGAGGTGGCGAGCGAGCCTTCCCATCACTATGTGGTGCTGAACCATGGTAGTCGCAGTGGTGTATTTGTTGGTCAACCTGTGGTGGATGCCCAAGGCGTAGTTGGGCAAGTCGTGCAGGTGAGTGAAGTCACCAGCCGAGTGCTATTGCTTTCGGATGTGTCCCACGGTTTACCCGTGCGGATCACCCGTAACGATGTGCGTTTAGTCGCCAATGGCACTGGTGAGCTGGACCAAATTGAGCTGCGCTATGTGGCCAAGAGCACCGATATCAAAGTCGGAGACCTATTGGTGACTTCGGGATTAGGCAACCGCTTTCCCGAAGGTTATCCCGTTGCCCGTGTGATTGAAGTGCAGACCGAAGATGGTCAAAGCTATGCGCGTGTTACGGCGCAGCCTCTAGCTGCTTTGGATCGTATCCGCTATTTATTGTTAATTTGGCCTGCACCTGATTCTGGTGTCACTTTGCCAAATCAAATTCCGGTGCCAGCGGCGGACCATCCTGCCGAATCGAATGAGCTTGAATCGATGGCAACGGAGCCTGCAAATGGAACCGCTAAGCCAAATACCACCGGAAATAACGCACAGGGCACAACTAGCAGTTCTCAAGTGGGTAATGCTCAATCAGGCAGCAGTGCTCAGGGTAATAACCCCGTCAAACCTACTAATACGACAAAACCTGTGAATGCATCAAATGCCGCTAATGCAACTGAAACATCCTCAGCGCCAACCACTCAAAAACCGCCAGTACCAGTAGAGGTGCATCAATGA
- a CDS encoding rod shape-determining protein has protein sequence MFKKLRGVFSNDLSIDLGTANTLIYVRDEGIVLNEPSVVAIRGERSSNGQKSVAAVGTEAKQMLGRTPGNIQAIRPMKDGVIADFYVTEKMLQHFIKQVHNNSFFRPSPRVLVCVPVGATQVERRAIRESAMGAGAREVYLIEEPMAAAIGAGLPVSEATGSMVVDIGGGTTEVAIISLNGVVYSSSVRIGGDKFDDAIINYVRRNYGSLIGEATAERIKHTIGTAYPGDEVLEIEVRGRNLAEGVPRSFTLNSNEILEALQEPLSGIVSAVMVALEQSPPELASDISERGMVLTGGGALLRDLDRLLMQETGIPVMVADDPLTCVARGGGKALEMIDMHGGDLFSEEN, from the coding sequence ATGTTCAAAAAGCTACGCGGCGTTTTTTCTAATGATCTATCGATCGACTTAGGTACGGCTAACACATTAATTTATGTTCGTGACGAAGGGATCGTCCTAAATGAGCCCTCGGTCGTTGCAATACGTGGCGAGCGTAGTAGCAACGGTCAGAAGTCTGTAGCTGCGGTTGGTACTGAAGCTAAACAAATGCTGGGGCGTACGCCAGGCAATATCCAAGCCATTCGTCCGATGAAGGACGGTGTGATTGCAGACTTCTATGTGACTGAAAAAATGTTACAGCACTTTATTAAGCAAGTGCATAACAACAGTTTCTTCCGTCCAAGCCCACGCGTATTGGTTTGTGTGCCAGTTGGGGCGACTCAAGTTGAACGTCGTGCTATTCGTGAATCAGCCATGGGCGCTGGCGCCCGTGAAGTGTATTTAATTGAAGAGCCAATGGCGGCTGCAATCGGTGCTGGCTTACCCGTATCTGAAGCAACGGGTTCTATGGTTGTCGACATCGGTGGTGGTACCACTGAAGTGGCAATTATCTCTTTGAATGGTGTGGTTTATTCATCTTCTGTTCGTATTGGTGGCGATAAGTTTGACGACGCTATCATCAACTACGTTCGCCGTAACTACGGCAGCTTGATTGGTGAAGCCACCGCTGAGCGTATCAAGCACACAATCGGTACGGCTTACCCAGGTGATGAAGTGCTCGAAATTGAAGTTCGTGGCCGCAATTTAGCAGAAGGTGTACCACGCAGCTTCACTCTGAACAGCAACGAAATTTTAGAAGCTCTGCAAGAGCCGTTATCGGGCATTGTCAGCGCAGTGATGGTGGCGCTTGAGCAGTCTCCACCAGAGTTAGCCTCAGATATTTCTGAGCGCGGTATGGTGTTAACCGGTGGTGGCGCATTGCTGCGTGATTTAGACCGTCTGTTAATGCAAGAAACGGGTATTCCTGTGATGGTTGCAGACGATCCGCTGACCTGCGTAGCACGCGGCGGTGGTAAAGCCCTTGAAATGATTGATATGCACGGTGGCGATCTGTTCTCCGAAGAAAACTAA
- a CDS encoding DUF6701 domain-containing protein, which translates to MALRIVSFLLAGLLVLPVYAVSIQPFDLNVFFPKVAQGHHDNNNDNCHKITAPQLEIYGDGIINGTGGQALNYCSTNSGSLSTSSCDDGSGGKRRCTITGFDLRGYDEPNFLNSSKAGGSITTCIPSVIGADGKNQFDTLELYITCTLSMSPTQTEYRFSKINIGSGVTLVLTAGDYWVDSFTLNSGGNIVLLGNVRIFTKQTALFNGGKLNEALTNNALIVAYGNVELDSGALLNGYVYSNERISINNGSTINGRVTSRYLFISSGSVNDQQPAAPLLDHFEIDYSSSPLTCKAESMQLRACTDANCSSLYTDTFSANLSPNPVTNGGWYLPGTTTSTSTVTFVNGTASVDLRHNVVTPITVNVSSASPAATSATLCRSGSGALSTAACTLAFAESGFIFDVPDKRANKSTTVSVSAVRKSDSTLECVPAFADATKNVGFWSSYISPSSIPSAWQQSLTVRDATGTATGTRIGKDIAARTLIPLKFTNGVASIEVNYPDAGKVQLDARYDGTAEDAGLVMTGSDQFVSVPAGLCVKPSDITAYCLSADMSCKVFRQAGQLFDMTVQAVAWQSDTDNDFCTGNLITPNFIDTNVTLASHVIAPTTANGGVDGVLGRTSYSHASASDNLNTITNQSISEVGVFQISALASANYLGAPSSLDIPLSYSANIGRFVPASFGLTDAAITPACSSVFSYMDQPFPVMMTLSALNLFGNVTQNYFGDFALGTAVLVAENNDNGVELSSRLSALSMTNDSWVKGIADIDTTVTFSRVAPVAATTLFKDGPFEALDIGVQLADNDPLPNGINSTINSPDMDAATAGACSSCNAKRISTQKLRHGRVVMDNTYGPETELLTMPSRAEYWNGSIWTLSSDDSCTIADYPLGSQVDNALLGYAFDPDLITGQSVSRAVGAGVTRYIGGELTLLWRTNATSGTLYRGQVTAPLDVPEWLEWYWNWTGTEPIQLFDPRASAFFGRYRGHDRIIYWREVN; encoded by the coding sequence TTGGCATTACGTATTGTTTCATTTTTGCTGGCGGGACTGCTGGTATTGCCTGTTTATGCGGTGTCGATTCAACCTTTTGATCTCAATGTTTTCTTTCCTAAGGTCGCTCAAGGGCATCACGATAATAACAATGATAATTGCCATAAAATCACGGCACCTCAACTTGAAATATATGGGGATGGGATCATCAATGGCACTGGTGGACAGGCGCTAAATTACTGCTCCACTAACAGTGGAAGTCTTTCTACGTCAAGTTGTGATGACGGCTCAGGGGGGAAACGTCGTTGTACTATTACCGGATTCGATCTGCGTGGTTATGATGAACCGAATTTCCTTAACAGTAGTAAAGCAGGGGGAAGCATTACGACCTGTATCCCTAGCGTCATTGGTGCCGATGGAAAAAATCAATTTGATACCCTTGAGTTGTATATAACCTGTACGCTGTCGATGTCACCGACACAAACCGAATATCGTTTTAGTAAGATAAATATTGGTAGTGGAGTGACACTGGTATTAACTGCTGGGGATTATTGGGTCGATTCCTTTACCCTGAATTCTGGTGGCAATATTGTATTACTTGGGAATGTGAGAATATTTACTAAGCAAACCGCCCTTTTTAATGGCGGTAAACTCAATGAAGCACTCACAAATAATGCGCTCATCGTTGCATATGGCAATGTCGAGCTAGATAGTGGGGCATTACTCAATGGTTATGTTTATAGTAATGAAAGGATTAGTATTAATAACGGTTCGACAATAAATGGTCGTGTGACCAGTCGTTACTTATTTATCAGTAGTGGTAGTGTTAATGATCAGCAGCCGGCCGCGCCACTACTCGATCATTTTGAAATTGATTACTCTTCTTCACCATTGACCTGCAAGGCCGAAAGCATGCAGCTACGCGCCTGCACCGATGCTAACTGTAGTTCGCTATATACTGATACCTTTAGTGCTAATTTATCCCCCAATCCGGTGACTAACGGTGGTTGGTATTTGCCTGGCACTACGACATCAACAAGCACAGTGACTTTTGTGAATGGTACTGCGAGTGTCGACCTTCGCCACAATGTGGTGACACCTATTACTGTCAATGTATCGAGCGCAAGTCCTGCCGCAACCTCAGCAACCTTGTGCCGTAGTGGTTCGGGTGCATTGTCGACTGCAGCCTGTACCTTAGCCTTTGCCGAGAGTGGCTTTATTTTCGATGTGCCAGATAAAAGGGCGAATAAATCGACCACAGTGTCAGTGTCTGCGGTGCGAAAATCTGACTCGACGCTAGAATGCGTTCCCGCATTTGCCGATGCGACCAAAAATGTGGGGTTTTGGAGTAGCTATATCTCGCCATCTTCAATACCAAGTGCTTGGCAACAATCACTCACCGTCAGGGATGCGACCGGCACGGCAACAGGGACGAGGATTGGAAAAGACATAGCCGCTAGAACCTTAATTCCACTGAAGTTTACTAATGGCGTGGCATCGATTGAGGTGAATTATCCCGATGCGGGCAAGGTTCAACTCGATGCTCGGTACGATGGCACGGCTGAGGATGCCGGGCTTGTGATGACAGGTTCTGATCAATTTGTCAGCGTACCAGCCGGGCTGTGCGTTAAACCATCTGACATTACTGCTTATTGTCTCAGTGCTGATATGAGTTGCAAGGTATTCCGACAAGCAGGACAACTCTTTGATATGACAGTGCAGGCCGTTGCTTGGCAGTCGGATACCGACAATGATTTCTGCACTGGTAATCTTATCACGCCAAATTTTATTGATACCAATGTGACCCTCGCAAGCCATGTCATTGCGCCAACTACCGCCAATGGCGGTGTTGATGGCGTGCTTGGCAGGACGAGTTACAGTCATGCCTCGGCCAGTGATAATCTCAATACCATCACCAATCAATCCATTAGTGAAGTCGGCGTGTTTCAAATCTCGGCTCTGGCGAGTGCCAATTACTTAGGTGCGCCCAGTAGTTTAGATATTCCGTTAAGTTATTCGGCCAATATCGGCCGTTTTGTTCCTGCGAGTTTTGGGTTAACAGATGCAGCGATAACGCCGGCCTGCAGCAGTGTATTTAGCTACATGGACCAACCTTTTCCTGTGATGATGACACTGAGTGCCTTAAATCTCTTTGGGAATGTGACCCAAAATTACTTTGGGGATTTTGCCCTCGGCACAGCGGTGCTTGTGGCGGAGAATAATGACAATGGGGTCGAACTTTCCTCTCGCCTCAGCGCGTTGTCAATGACCAACGACAGTTGGGTTAAGGGAATTGCTGACATAGATACAACAGTGACCTTCAGTCGAGTGGCACCGGTTGCTGCGACCACTCTCTTTAAAGATGGTCCCTTCGAGGCCCTCGATATTGGTGTGCAATTAGCGGATAACGATCCTTTGCCTAATGGTATTAACTCCACTATCAATTCGCCCGATATGGATGCCGCCACTGCGGGCGCCTGTAGTAGTTGTAATGCTAAGCGGATAAGTACCCAAAAATTGCGCCATGGCCGAGTGGTGATGGATAACACCTATGGCCCAGAGACAGAGCTATTGACCATGCCGAGCCGAGCCGAGTACTGGAATGGTAGCATCTGGACATTAAGCAGCGATGATAGTTGTACCATCGCGGATTATCCTCTGGGATCTCAAGTGGATAATGCTTTACTCGGCTATGCCTTCGATCCAGATCTTATAACAGGTCAGAGTGTTAGTCGCGCTGTTGGGGCTGGCGTCACTCGCTATATCGGCGGTGAACTCACTTTACTTTGGCGTACGAACGCAACATCGGGAACCCTCTATCGTGGTCAGGTGACTGCGCCCTTGGATGTGCCAGAATGGCTGGAATGGTACTGGAATTGGACAGGTACAGAGCCAATCCAGTTATTCGATCCAAGAGCAAGTGCGTTTTTTGGCCGTTACCGCGGTCACGACCGAATTATATATTGGCGTGAGGTCAATTAA
- a CDS encoding MSHA biogenesis protein MshP, with amino-acid sequence MFLKQMLNRKARKICHNSPAPALRQKRYQQGSTLVIGIFVITVMFLLASALINIVKDADEGLTQEVWGTRALAAANSGADAALAQLFPLNGGAPSCVASSSWTPPDVVGFHACIVDINCNAYLVGTLTQYRINSLAVCESGEIRVSRQVEVEARGN; translated from the coding sequence ATGTTCCTTAAACAAATGCTCAACAGAAAAGCCCGCAAAATCTGCCACAATTCTCCAGCACCTGCGTTGAGGCAAAAACGCTATCAGCAGGGCAGTACCTTAGTGATTGGGATATTCGTCATTACTGTGATGTTTTTACTGGCATCGGCACTAATCAATATCGTCAAGGATGCCGATGAAGGATTAACCCAAGAGGTCTGGGGTACAAGAGCGTTAGCCGCTGCTAATAGTGGTGCCGATGCGGCGTTAGCCCAGCTATTTCCTTTAAATGGTGGAGCGCCCTCCTGCGTAGCCTCCAGCTCGTGGACGCCTCCAGATGTGGTGGGATTTCATGCCTGCATTGTGGATATCAATTGCAACGCTTATTTGGTTGGAACCCTTACCCAGTATCGAATTAACAGTCTAGCGGTATGCGAAAGTGGCGAAATCCGTGTTAGCCGTCAAGTTGAGGTCGAAGCCCGTGGGAATTAG
- a CDS encoding PilW family protein, whose protein sequence is MPLPTKRLIQHSQFGFTLVEMVTVMLILGILVVGVSSFIIFGTRIFVESSSVDQVLSQSRFAVERMTRDLREALPSSLRLSTGAGYQCIEFVPIEASTTYFVMPIAPEAASTSGRVISDGSLTISAGQYTWIYPLITADVYNDARQKRALISGVTTIANESTITFTSMRFAEASPRRRIYFGSTAVSYCFEEEGVSNGLALKRYVGYGLMVDQPAPAEMGTGVLMAQNIANNLVDNADLPMILTPSTLVNNSMVHLQPRFNVNGETFQYRHQVQVANVP, encoded by the coding sequence ATGCCTCTGCCAACTAAGCGATTGATTCAACATTCCCAATTTGGGTTTACCCTAGTTGAGATGGTCACAGTGATGCTGATTTTGGGGATTTTGGTCGTGGGCGTCAGTAGCTTTATTATTTTTGGCACGCGAATATTCGTTGAGTCCAGCTCTGTCGATCAGGTATTGAGTCAAAGTCGCTTTGCCGTTGAGCGCATGACCCGAGATTTACGAGAAGCCTTACCAAGTAGCTTGCGGCTGTCAACGGGGGCTGGATATCAATGTATCGAATTTGTGCCGATTGAGGCGAGTACTACCTATTTCGTTATGCCCATTGCACCAGAGGCTGCCTCCACCTCTGGGCGTGTGATAAGCGATGGTTCGCTTACGATTAGTGCAGGTCAATATACTTGGATATACCCGCTAATTACTGCTGATGTCTATAACGATGCGAGGCAAAAACGCGCATTAATCTCTGGGGTAACGACTATCGCGAATGAGTCAACCATCACCTTTACCAGTATGCGTTTTGCCGAAGCCTCGCCTCGGAGACGGATCTATTTTGGTTCAACTGCGGTAAGCTATTGTTTTGAAGAGGAGGGTGTGAGCAATGGCTTGGCGCTAAAGCGTTATGTAGGTTATGGGTTAATGGTGGATCAGCCCGCACCTGCGGAGATGGGGACGGGAGTGTTGATGGCGCAGAACATTGCCAACAATCTTGTTGATAATGCTGATTTACCGATGATTTTAACCCCATCTACACTGGTTAATAATTCGATGGTGCATTTACAACCTAGATTTAATGTCAATGGCGAGACATTCCAGTATCGACATCAAGTGCAGGTGGCCAATGTTCCTTAA
- a CDS encoding type II secretion system protein: MPTKLPRKSELKNHLQQGFTLIELVIGMLVIAIAVVMLTSMLFPQGDRAVKTLQRVRSAELAHSVMNEIWGKRYDENTGASGGVPACDSPLGVPCSAVLGPESSEGRNDYDDIDDYNGLDESFTMLDSSQTYAEAYPNYRLNVSVAYNPDVTNTKLVTISVTTPDAEVITYNMVRSNY, encoded by the coding sequence ATGCCAACTAAGTTGCCCCGTAAATCTGAACTAAAAAATCACCTGCAACAGGGTTTTACCCTCATTGAACTGGTTATTGGCATGTTGGTGATTGCAATCGCTGTCGTGATGCTAACGAGTATGCTTTTTCCTCAAGGTGATAGAGCAGTGAAGACCTTACAGCGGGTGCGCAGCGCCGAACTTGCCCATTCGGTAATGAATGAGATTTGGGGTAAGCGATACGATGAAAATACCGGAGCAAGCGGTGGCGTTCCCGCCTGCGACAGCCCATTAGGGGTTCCTTGCTCGGCAGTATTAGGGCCTGAGTCGAGTGAGGGAAGAAACGACTATGACGATATTGATGATTACAATGGCCTCGATGAAAGCTTCACAATGCTCGATTCGAGTCAGACTTATGCAGAGGCTTATCCCAACTATAGGTTGAATGTATCTGTGGCCTATAACCCAGATGTTACCAATACCAAACTGGTGACCATTAGCGTGACGACGCCCGATGCCGAAGTGATTACCTATAATATGGTAAGGAGCAATTATTGA
- a CDS encoding pilus assembly FimT family protein: MLRNPQQRQLGFTLVELVTTIILISILSVTVLPRFFSPSSYSAYSLRNEFMAEMRKVQQKAMNNTDRCYRIAVSANGFETIQFDGRDNTGCIGTQSPLDSQVFQGGANLTLISNHANSFNLDFDSYGRTSLACNGNCIEVMADETLLINISSEGYIYAN, translated from the coding sequence ATGCTGAGAAATCCCCAACAAAGACAGCTTGGTTTTACCTTGGTCGAGTTAGTCACCACCATCATACTGATTTCGATATTGTCGGTGACCGTGCTGCCGCGCTTTTTTTCCCCTTCATCCTACAGTGCCTATAGTCTGAGAAATGAATTTATGGCCGAGATGCGCAAGGTGCAGCAGAAGGCGATGAATAATACGGATAGATGCTATCGCATTGCGGTATCTGCAAATGGTTTTGAAACAATTCAATTCGATGGCCGTGATAATACGGGGTGTATTGGAACTCAAAGCCCTCTCGATTCACAGGTCTTTCAAGGCGGTGCCAATTTGACGTTAATCTCTAACCATGCAAACAGCTTTAATCTGGATTTTGATAGTTATGGCAGAACATCCTTAGCTTGCAATGGTAACTGCATTGAGGTGATGGCCGATGAAACCTTGCTAATCAATATTTCCAGCGAGGGTTACATTTATGCCAACTAA
- a CDS encoding type II secretion system protein produces the protein MKRQQGFTLIELVVVIIILGILAVTAAPKFINLQSDARASTLQGLKASIQGANSLVYSKAALAGVEKTAVTTVDIAGTTDTGDDVGIRYGYMDATLAALEAGMDIQFDAGNSPTASGTNEWIILADGANNTATIWQRGAPADTSSTVSCKLVYEPAEDGVLPTITVTDTGC, from the coding sequence ATGAAAAGACAACAGGGCTTTACCTTAATTGAGTTAGTCGTAGTGATCATTATCCTAGGTATTCTTGCTGTCACAGCGGCACCTAAGTTTATTAACCTGCAAAGCGATGCTCGGGCATCGACATTGCAAGGATTAAAAGCTTCTATCCAAGGTGCAAACTCTCTAGTGTATTCAAAGGCTGCATTAGCAGGCGTAGAAAAAACTGCTGTAACAACAGTAGATATTGCCGGTACAACGGATACTGGGGATGATGTTGGGATCCGTTATGGTTATATGGATGCAACTCTTGCTGCGTTAGAAGCTGGTATGGATATTCAATTTGATGCTGGAAATAGTCCAACTGCATCAGGAACTAATGAATGGATTATTCTCGCCGATGGCGCAAATAATACAGCAACAATTTGGCAACGTGGTGCGCCTGCAGATACATCTTCCACAGTAAGTTGTAAATTAGTTTACGAACCTGCTGAAGACGGGGTATTGCCAACGATTACAGTAACAGACACTGGTTGCTAG